The Ipomoea triloba cultivar NCNSP0323 chromosome 13, ASM357664v1 genomic interval TTATTTAATTCTTTACTAACAAGAAGTTTCCCCAAGTACATATTAGACTAATTCTATGTGTCACATGCAtaagaattcaaaaattttattcttgaaataaattttaatggaaCAAGCTAGAATTATAttccatcaataataataataataataataataataataataataataataataataataataatagtaataataaaaataaaaataaaaataataataataataattattattattattagtattattattattattatagtacataacaaaaataagctattaattaaaagaaaattaggtattaacaaaaataaacccttaaaagaaagaaagaaagaaagatttatttaattacttatttgTGTATAcacataatctatactatatataaaaaaaattatcatcctctagaattttcccgcccaacgtaggagtattttagtaatatggtaattataataataataatattaataatattaaatattaagaatattaattattattattatagaataatattaatgatagaataatattaattataattgattataataggttattagtaattatggtaattattatgtggttttgattgttacaattttttataatgtcaatcatattatatatatatatatatatatatatatatatagtattatccTATTATGCCTATATGTAATTATGAAATTGGCAGTTACATACTttcatatggaaataattattatataaataaatatatatcttaCAATACTACACATTTCTTTCCCTAATTTCATTCTAATCCCATTATATCCTCTTCATTAGTAATCATTATGCACTTCTTTCCATAACATAATCTTAATCCGAGTATATATTCTCCCATCTTCTTCCATTGTTACAAAAAAATTCTTCATCCTCCGAGTATGTATTCTCCCATCTTcttccattgttgcaaaaaaattcttcatcttTCCCCATAATCTTTTCCCTTTTCTCGccaaaaggaagaaaagaacTAGCAAACAAGGATTATCAACTATAAGTGTTTCGAGTGTGCGCAGTGAATTTTGATTTCTAGAGTAAgtattcatgttcaccaaaATACTTTTTTCTCCAAAAGTAATCATTTTCGTAAGTGTTTATGTGCACCATCTTTCTAAAatccttcaaaaataatttctatattATTTATGAATAATTGTTATTTGACTCATGACTTTATCAAATATTTGTATGTGTTTAGAGCAAtattcatcttctccatctacGGATGCTCCTTTAATTTGGGAAAAACAAATGAAGACTATTGCGGGAAGGATCTCTCCATGGTATACAGATTGCAGTCTCTACAAACGTatattaaatctttttttagttaatgaatataagcaaatctttcaaaatatcaatatttgcaataattaaaatattttaattattatacaaattaaggaattaattataattaagctaataatgaaattaaggaattaagtaATATAACgaaataattctaattaagttaataatggaAAGTaagaaattaagtaattatatagTATTTAAATAGTagtaaaattatctttataattaaaaaaattagttaatgaatataagcaaatttttcaaaatactaatatttgcaataaataaaatattttcaaaataatcattataatgataattaatactatataaaatatttaataaagagtatttaaatggtaataaaagtgCCTTATAatcaaaaaatcatatacaatgGAAACGTAACTATGTTTAGAATCTTTATTCCTTATTCCTGATTTACTTTCTAATGATTAACCTTTAGAGCAATCTTTATCTTCTCCATCTATGAATGCTCCTGTAATTCGGGAAACAAATGAAGACTATTGCGGGAAGGATCTCTCTTTGGTATATAGATTGCAGTGTCTACAAACGTAAGAGATAATAATTCCCTAGATGACTCTTTGTATGTAAGAgacaataattcaatattcaTAAGGAATGCTAAATGTCAATATGTACGTAGATCAATTTATGCCTTTGTTCTGATCAATTTCATCACAACATGCATTTTACCTAACTGTActgcagcatatatatatatatacttgatgGTTGGCtactaatctatatctataatctataatctataatctatactatatataaaagcattatcctcatCTAGAATTTTCCCGCTCAAAcataggggtattttagtaatatggtaattataataataataatattattaatattaatattaataatattaattattattatagaataatattaattataattgattataataggttattattaattatggtaattattatgctagaataatattaatgagataataatgtggttttgattgttacaacTTTTGGTAATatcaatcattatatatatatatatatatatatatatatatatatatgctaataatatacgctaataatctatatctatataatctatatatctatatataatctatacttctatactatatataaaagtaacatTCTCCTTCCAAATTTTTTCCCGctcaaactttaatttataagtaaaataattagtaaaaataattagtaaagcttaattggtaagaaaattttattaattaatgaaaaattttattaaataatatctattaatctattaattataattagtaataataattattgaaaaattgaaaaggaaacgaatattattaattaatgaaaaattataaagattcctaattgactgaaataatatttgattaagagttaaattgaaaaaggaatttgatattattaatttataattctcacattccctgcctataaatacaatggatggtgacaaaaaaaattataatataattcttcattttgcacTTGCCTCCCTCGTCTCCTCATGTTGGTAGTtctctcattcccttcttccaccACCCAATAAGAAATCATTTTACAAGGTTATGATATTACGCTAAATCTTCCTTTTAtgatatgaattaattattgcattttattttttatcgcTATGTACTGGCCAAGTGTTTGCAAGCTTTTGAGCCTCGAAGAACATCCAATTGTTCAGAAACCTGTTGATCTTAGCCTATTCATGCATCGTTATACTAATGGTTAGGGACTGAGGGTCAAAATAATTCATCCTCTATACGTTTAAGTCTGCccctttttttctcattttgatGTGTAAACTAAATTGCTAAGGATAATGATTAATTATCTTTATGAATTGGTGCAAATTGGATTctaaaaacacattttcatgaaattgttattgcctaatattcttattaattatttccaacttaattattttaattcctagccgaaattaatgtaccaaaatattaattatttattaacataattgcctaatttaatattcttattttatatttaaggtataatattattagtacaaaaatagattatcattcccttcttttgagtaattattatgatatttttatggtttttttttatacttgtcattataaagtataattgattttgtactaatattttatatatatatatatatatatatatatatatatatatatatatatatatattagtacaaaataaattattcatgtgttaataattgcctaataattattatggtattcTCATCACCTACTCCCATGTGattttttgattattttatgataatctatatacatatttttatacttaagtataatattattggcacaaaataaattatagttatcttttctttaggtgcaaatacttaacttaataattaaatattaatataattgcctaatttttatttattgtaatcatGATGGTAATTCTTATTCCCTTCTTCCGtgtaattatttaagtaatatatataaaagtataatattattataattataataactaaagaataattgaataattttttcgacattaatgtactataattattcaaccttttttttatatataatttgtatctaattgattttgagactaatatataaatcattcgatttcaagattttttttaccttaccataattcatcatttttcattgtatCTATTGCTTTTTTCAGCTACATAATTAAAACTCTACCCATAATGGTTCTTACTTTCGTTTTACTCAATGGAATAAATGCCTAATGTACTGCTTAGACAATTAAGGTACAATTGATTCAATTGTACGGGGTGTTAGGGTTAAAAgattgagataattttttttttgttttgtcaaaaaacaattttaataagctgttgtatatatatatatatatatatatatatatatatatatatatatatatttcattggactttctatttattcatttatttattgtattttatttttagatgactaaaataatagcaatgattatcttttacatgtatctatattaaatgacatgtatacaatatatgtgGGATATGCATATTACtacatattttatgtatgtgtaatttgcataattatgtttatattctaggcacatttgatttatttaaattaaaatgttttaaaatcacgtgttgtatttaataacataatattttataatatgtttttttggtaaaatattgtgacgatcaatatatacaagcaattcaatattacaagagaacaaatattatattgagtgatatttttacactaatcacataataaaataattgtacacgttcaatattagcatttttttttattattctatctttaattttattatctaaatatataatttaaaatatttatccgcatcgcacgggtaattgaccaattatttgcttgaattcaagcaaggataacattagaaaacataatcgatccaaccattttcatcatttgcactatataatattgatgttataatttatataattatatatcgatctaaatattcttaaaacattataacaaaattcattccgtgcaacgcacgggtgaaaatactagtaataaacaataacatttatttttataaaatacatttataatacATAACAAAAATAGATAAGGATAAAGTAAGTATTACCAAATATAAGATATTTTCTCGGAATAGCTATTCTCTTTGCAAGAGAAATATATCATTCTTAAGTATACTATTCCCGACAAAAAAACTAGGCAAAATATGGGAGCAAAAAAAGGCGAAATATGTTTATTCCCCAGAATAAAATGACTTATTAAAcgatataatatatttattcacaATAAAAGTATTCCATCCCTAGTCTTTTCTGTGTACCAAACATGCTACTAATTAAGATAAGtgtatttttaactttttaggACTTGTATTTGATATCagattaaattgaaagaattatatTTCACTCCGTCAACACTATCGTAAATAGTATCTCGAGGCTCGAGGAAGAGCAAAGTTGGTGAAAGAAGAACAAAGAGAAAGGAATGGGGAGAGAAACGAACAGAGACCGTGCATTCTactattcttaattaatttatcataattattatctCATACTTACAAAGCAATGCGTATATTCTTAATTGTAGtcaaacattttttaattttactgaCTAGAagtaatgtaatatttattcatacatactttttcaacctattaaagTACAAAGAGTGAATACCCTCATTAAAGTTCGAGCTTAGAGACAAAACTATGCCGCTTGAGTACAAAGTCTTTGACAATTGTACTCATACCTTTATTTTCGTTGCACGATCAATGTCACCTATCTGTAAATATGGCTCCCATAATTAATGCTTCTTTGATTGTTTCCATAATGTTCTCATAATTTCCAATGTATTATGTGTGTACACTTCAAGTCATCACGGGATCTTCGTTAGCTATTTTCCCTATCAACTTTGTTTGTTTCGTATAATATGGTAATCACTATCATGTATGGTTttcatgatttttgttttttgggatATAAAATGAATAATGCTTTCTTTAAGTGGATTACAATTAGTTCTTAAGTGATAGATTATCGATAAAGACACATAATCAAGCACTGTGTCACAccctaaattattttcattCAATGTGGTGAGTTCTTTGTGAGCACCAAAtcatactagttttttcacTTAATTGGTCGTTGAATCACTCTGATTTAGTTATATACTATCCTGTCCAAGTATGAGGGCCATGGATCGTCGTGGCAAAGAAATTGTCTTTcatgaacaataaataaaatcgATTAAAGCTCTAAcgatttaaacttaaaaaactCGATCAATCTCACCAACGATTTAAATGGAATATTAAGTTATTCAAATTCGATTTGACTCATTCCTCAAACTAGCTACTTGAGTCTAAACTTAAATTGACAATAATAACCAAATCAAATTTGCATAAATCAAATTTGAGCAACTGTATGTACTCATAAATAATTTGACTCATTTAGCCTCCACTCCAACCCTAATAGCTGCGTACACTAGACGTAAGAATTAAAGGCGGTGGGTCCATCCACCACCTTCCTTGCTGTGTTCAAACTACGGAGGGCCATCTTCTCATTGAATGTGGAATAGCCATCATCTCCAGATGGGAAGATATAACATTTCATAAATGGAAATTTGTCCTTTCTCAActacattttatattttataatttaattatattgagatatatatatatgcactgtGCTACTTTCCTGCCACCTAATTACTCTATCTATATCACACCATCCATAATGCATGCAATGGTTCTGCTGCTTGTCGTCGGTCAGTTGACAAATGCACAGAAAAGCCAAAACTTTGATCATCATCATTAATCATAGTTTCGATGAATAGATCAGATCAGAGAACACATGCAACACCAAACGTACCACGGCACCTCAACAAATGGAACTTTTGGGACATGTCTCTTGTAGTTTTGTGTGTTTATATTGGGATAGAGTTTGTTATCCCATTGTTATATTCAAAATAGCTACAACCACGTAAATTATAAAAGGTGTGAACATGCATAACATTGAAAGGAGTGGTCAAAGAGGTGGAACACATACAATTCTCGTACTAAAAAGTTACACATGCCAACTCTTGCTAAAACCTTCTTAGTTGAGCTGGTCGCATGAGGTTGACGTTTACCTAGTGTTCAATTGTCTAGTGAATCTatgttatagacttatagtatAGGTTCATAGTGTTTCCTAGGCAAATTGACTAAAACAGGAAACAATAAAGACTTGAGTTTCGGATAAAAATCGCAAGTCCCAAactattttgtcaatttttttgaaatctttttttttcttttcttgaaatACAACGAACGCAATTACTAGTACGAATTGCGTTTCTAGTATGTATTCGTGCattagcaaaaaaaaatgatttaaaaaaagtGTCAAACTAATTTAGGATTTGTGTCTTTTATTAGAAACTCAAGTCTCAAACGAATTTTATTTAGGGTTGTCCAAATTGTAAAAGGAGTCTATTTTTGTCCACTCActttatttttgtcacatttcaATCAAAAACCCGTGTTTCAGTTAGTGAGTTGGATTTCTTGATTGCCACTAAATTGTGGAATTAAAATGGAATttgggaagaaaaataaataggaGAGTGAAATTCTATTAGTAATTTTGACCAACTAGGATTAATGTTGGGTGTCGGTCAGGTTGACCGAGTTCAGCTCCTACTCGATTTGAGATGTGGCACTATGACTTActatggagggatgtggttaaatgacCAATGCCCACTtatttatcaccaattggttttaagtagtatatgacaaccagatagccaaagaactcgatggttaagcgtgcttgacttacaacAATCACGTCGTATCCATCCACTGCTGGGAAGTAAGTATAGTTCAGCGCTGGACGGTGCATGTCATCTGAAGTAAGTATAGTGCAGCACTGAGATCCatcaattcatatatacatGTGATCGAGAATGTATATTAACATGTGAACCCCCCAATCTGGATCCTTTATCTAGATTAGTGGACGGTGCATGCTATCTATAACATAATGCACACACATAGTGCACTGCAAACACAATGTACACACGTTGTGCACCACGTTCTGGGTTTACTTTTCTATGCATCATGTTCTGGGCTATTGGATGATGCAACATCAAAGGTGTGCACATGTTTTCAGGTTCACATAAGGTAGGTTCTCACCTGAACGCACACAGTGCTAATTTGTACATTTTGTTTTCTTCCGTATACACTCACAAATTCTTTctaattttgtctttttttttcttttccttcctaacatgaacatatattttttgaaaaccaaaatcgATCGGTAGATTATATCAAATGAGCAATAGAGTTTGGAGGGACAGAGTCCCAGTACATAGGAGCCCCCTGCGAGAATGCCGCAGCGGCTAGTGCATGAGCACCCCTATTCTGAGATCTAGGAATTAAAGAAACCGAACAAAATTCAAAAGATAACATAAGAGCTTTAGCAGCTTCaactgaaaaatcaacatatgaAAAGAGCCCCGTGGTATTCGAAACAAGCAAGTCCCTGAGCGTGGAACAATCCGTAAGAATGCACACAGCCGGTAGTCCACGGTCTTTGAGCCAAGACAAAACCTCCTTACACGCCAACGATTCCGCCATGAGGAGCGAAAAACAAGAAGGAAGCTGAGCGTTGGAGGCTACGAACTCGCCAGAGGCCGCCAGCAGCACTGCTCCAACAGTGGTAGTTCTGGACTGACTCCGAAAGCCGGCGTCGAAGAGGCAGCGCGGCACCCCGTCTCCAGGCATCGGCAGCGTGGGCGTCTGAGGCTGGTGCGGAAACTGTGAGCCGTGGACGTTCCTCCAGGCAGCAGCAGCGGCATTGGCTTCTCGCCACACCCGAGCCGGCGTCGGAAGGAAACCATCCCAAACAGCATGGTTCCGGGCCCTCCAAATGTGATATAACACTGCTAGAGTAACAAACATGTCTTCATTGGTGAGCATGGTAATGGCATTCTCAAACCAATCAAGAAACTCATCACAAATCACACTAGGTATATGCAAAGAACTCTCATGCCAAACAAGTCTTGAAAATTCACACAAAATTAAAGAATGCATGATGCTCTCATGAAAAGTGCCACACATTGGACATGTTGGATCAATCTCCACCCTCTTTAAAATGAGATTGGTAGTAGTGGGGAGAATATTAGATAGAGCTCTCCATATAAAGATTTTCCATTTAGTAGGGCACTTAATCTTCCAAAGATGTAACCATTTATCGTAGGCCCCGGGTTGAAATGCAATGTCTCCCATAATACGCCTATAACCTTGTTTCACTGTATAACACCCTTTCGGGTCATCCAACCAAAACCAGGAATCTTCATGATGTGGGCTAATTGGAACTGACATAATGCGGTCAATGTCAGCTGGGGTGAACAAGTCTTCCAAAATAGAGATATCCCATGATCTAGAGCCGGGATCGATTAATCCGGAAACAAGAGAGCCATTAAGTTCATTGGGCATGGAAGACTGGACCATAGGGGTTGGGTCATCAGGCAGCCATGGGTGCCCCCAGATTAGAGTGGATCTCCCATCACCAATCCTTCTCCGTATACCACTGCAGACCAACTCATGGGAAGCCATGATACTCCTCCAGCAGAAACTTAGATTACCACCCAAAGTAGCCTCAACAAAAGATGTTTTGGGAAAGTACCTTGCTTTATAGATTCTTGTGACAAGGGATTGTGGCCTTGTTAAGAATCGCCAAGCCTGTTTCCCTAACATCGCCAGATTGAAAGCCCTGAGGTCCTTAAATCCTAAACCACCAAATTTCTTTGGGATGCACAATCTGTCCGAAGCCTTCCAATGTATACCTCTTTCATTCCCCGTGCCCCACCAGTACCTATTCATTGTTCGTTCAATAGACGAGCAAACTGAATCTGGTAACAGAAATACACTCATTGAAAAGGTGGGCATGGACTGGGCAACACTCTTAAGCAATACCTCCTTCCCTGCCTGAGAAATCAGTCGCTTATTCCAGGATCCAAtcctttgtttaattttatcctCAATGTATGAAAAAACTGCTCTTTTTTCCCTCCCAATGAAAGAAGGAAGTCCCAAGTATTTCCCAAAGTTGGGTGCCTGAGCAACACCTAATACTGATGCCACACCATCCCTGTCTGCTTCTGAGGTGTTCCTACTGAAACATACACTTGACTTATGAAAATTAACTGCTTGGCCTGACATAGCCTCATAGTGAGTTAGACACTGTTTGATAACCCCTGCCTCTTCAGCATTAGCTCTGAAAAATAATAGACTGTCATCCGCAAAAAACAGATGTGAGATAGGAGGAGCACCCCTGGCTACCCTGCATCCATGAAAAGAACCTTGAGCCTCTGCTTGTTGTAGTAGCAAAGAGAGGCCCTCAGCACAAATAATGAATAAGTAAGGGGAAAGTGGATCTCCTTGCCTAATACCTCTTGTAGGAGCAACCTGACCAACATtattaccatttaccaaaaaATTATAGGACACTGTGGAAACACATAGCATTATCAGATTTACCCATTCAACAGCGAAGCCCAGTGCCAAAAGCATCTGACGGAGAAAAGACCACTCCATTCTGTCATATGCCTTTGCCTTTGCCATATGTTTCAAatgttacattttttaaaaaatatttattttaaatttttgtagcaattaaaaaagaaaaaaaaaaaaacttctaagGTATTGGCCTTGGACAATGGACATACATATGCACTACTTGACCTTTATTTTCGGGTTAATTAGTGTCTGTGGCGTCAATATAAAGTAAAGaatgtattaattttatttaattgaaatatatataaaacatgaaGGAATTTCTGTGATACAAATCCACATTGCTCTacctatatatattttgttaatttgttgtactatgtattattaatataattaatgacaATATATATGCACTATAATTAGATATATCTACATAATGAGGGGCAAACCCGCGGCCAAGTTAGTCGGACAATTAACTTAGTAATCAGAAAGTTTCCAGTTCAATTTACCATTGAAGTTGTCTTTTGACATTTTTGATTTGACCCAATTATATACAACTTAAACTAGTTTATTTCCTTGTAATAATTTTTCGTAGATCGACTAGGATCACAGAGCGGAATTCATATCATTCAGATTGCACATCCgagtagtaatttttttttttttttttataaatcaaagatatatatatctatataagtGTGGTATTAGGTGAAATTTGTCACCATTATCATTGAAAATCTTAAAGAAAATCTAAGATATGATGTATGGATTAAAAGAAAATGTGGGTGCAGTGGTATGGTATATATGTCAGTGAAATACTCACACGTCATTTTAATGGCCTTGCCCATGTCACTAAATTTTTGTGCCATTGACTTTTAAGGCATTAAATTAAATGGCACCAAAAACATAACAGTGGTCCAAAATTCGAAATTTAAGAATGAAATTGGTTCCATTCATTTCACGCCTCGCAGACAAAAATACAACGACACATGTATTAACAGACCTTAGTAAAATCAAATTCTGCAGCTTCTGCTGCGTACATTTGGCAACGGCTCTTtcttttatcttcttcttcgtcgaaaataatgttaaatttttttgacaatataatgcaaacaatattatatattgatGTCATGCATGCACGAGACTTGACATCCTCCATCTTCACCCCACTGTCCAATCTGCTCTTTAACATGATCCAACGGTGGGTACATGCTTCACTTTTCACCTTACACGTCACTTCACTCGTGCTCTCACACAATAACATTACAAAAAACTACTGAAATACTTTTGAGTTAAACACgcttaaattttatatagagttaatttcagcaaTGGTCTTCCGACTAtgctaattttaaaaattagtcatcgacttttaatttggacaatttagatctattgactttcaaattctttccaatctTGGttcttttgtcaaattttggttaaattgaggtcaaatgaaagggtaaaattgtccgttcacttaTTTAGTGTATTGTTACTCATATTTTTCCTGTCATATACGttgtatgtataaatataatctcagtcgaagtctcaaccGAAGcgatataatctcagtcgaagagacttcaattaacattatattcatatatatagcgtataggacaggagaaatacaagtaataatacactaattaGGTGAACGAGCAATTTTATCCCTTCATTTAACCTCAACTTAACGAAAATTTGACAgtacgaaaggaccaacattgaaaaaaatttgaaagtcaatggacttaaattgtccaaattaaaaatcagggactaattttgaaaaattaa includes:
- the LOC116001127 gene encoding uncharacterized protein LOC116001127 encodes the protein MAKAKAYDRMEWSFLRQMLLALGFAVEWVNLIMLCVSTVSYNFLVNGNNVGQVAPTRGIRQGDPLSPYLFIICAEGLSLLLQQAEAQGSFHGCRVARGAPPISHLFFADDSLLFFRANAEEAGVIKQCLTHYEAMSGQAVNFHKSSVCFSRNTSEADRDGVASVLGVAQAPNFGKYLGLPSFIGREKRAVFSYIEDKIKQRIGSWNKRLISQAGKEVLLKSVAQSMPTFSMSVFLLPDSVCSSIERTMNRYWWGTGNERGIHWKASDRLCIPKKFGGLGFKDLRAFNLAMLGKQAWRFLTRPQSLVTRIYKARYFPKTSFVEATLGGNLSFCWRSIMASHELVCSGIRRRIGDGRSTLIWGHPWLPDDPTPMVQSSMPNELNGSLVSGLIDPGSRSWDISILEDLFTPADIDRIMSVPISPHHEDSWFWLDDPKGCYTVKQGYRRIMGDIAFQPGAYDKWLHLWKIKCPTKWKIFIWRALSNILPTTTNLILKRVEIDPTCPMCGTFHESIMHSLILCEFSRLVWHESSLHIPSVICDEFLDWFENAITMLTNEDMFVTLAVLYHIWRARNHAVWDGFLPTPARVWREANAAAAAWRNVHGSQFPHQPQTPTLPMPGDGVPRCLFDAGFRSQSRTTTVGAVLLAASGEFVASNAQLPSCFSLLMAESLACKEVLSWLKDRGLPAVCILTDCSTLRDLLVSNTTGLFSYVDFSVEAAKALMLSFEFCSVSLIPRSQNRGAHALAAAAFSQGAPMYWDSVPPNSIAHLI